The Harmonia axyridis chromosome 3, icHarAxyr1.1, whole genome shotgun sequence nucleotide sequence GGTCGGCGCTATCATCTTCAATGAAAACAGGAAGTAGTTTCTCAATCAAGTCTTATTGTTCATCCCATAATCACAACACAAGAAACATGGCATCACATCACGTGATCAGAAGACGTGTATTTTGCCCAAATGGCTTCGAGACACTGAACGACGTCGCCTAAGTCGTCTCGACGCATTGGCCAACCACCATAGTACAGATTTAGATCGGAGTGAGCTACTGCTCAacatcaattatttcaatggacTAATTTGACGAGCATATTGCGACAAAAGTTTATTTTACTTGTGTTTTGACAAAACTACTGGAATATTCTTGTATTATAGCATAATGCCGGATGAATAACACCACTcatatttatataaaatataaaagcttattttgaaaaatgattttttactatttattattatcaaccTGAGCTCTCAGTTACTTTATTTcggtattatttattattgaggAGGCTGAATGTAACTTAGCTCTATGACATTTCGAAATTAGAATAATAGGAATTGATAAGAGGTTAAtacaatttatcaaaaataaaaaacctacataacattgaatatgaaGATGCATATTTAAAATGATCTATCTATGCCGTTATTGAAAATAAGGATTATAAGGATTTTACATTAAAAGAAGTACCCACTTGGCGCCAGGAGCTTCTAATCGCTAGTTCATTCATAAGCCTATAGaccaaataaatgtatataggtatattcaAATTCCTATAATATCGGTGAAGCGATcatcataatatttttcatagcttgaaattttcaatatacatCTACACGCAAAATTCGAATGAGATATGTCACAgaaatatcagttttttttgATATCCTGCTTGGACATTCTGATGAGGCAATAAACAACAAATTTTGCACGcatattgaaattgttttccaataagaggtcttattttcatgaaaaaaaagggTATATTTCAAGAGCAATGAAAAGATGTTTAGTTCATTGTAAGGAGGAAGATAAGTCATTTATGATGGAAaaagatatcagccaaatggccgccacggatacggttgcagcaccatacctatacctttcatgaaattttctatgaacAATTCGTACATCTGTGGCtctatgtcctcgataacttcacgaattccatctttacggttttgaatcgattgtgaagcattAGCATACACCTTACAGAATTCTTGAAAatgtgaaggtgttaaatcacaagatatagGTGTCAATTGAGattacctcttcgagaaataccGGGAAACCTTTCGTGCAAAATTGCCTTTGTTTCGTTACATGTATGGCACGTaacaccgtcttgttgaaaataaatgccGTCCACATTAAATGACGAAATTATATAGCGCTCCATTCGGGGACGAGCGCCcagtatataaatatatgattTAGTTTCGCTTCTCCAGCTGAGAGGATTATGAGATCAATTTTTGAGCCAAAATTCATATCAAAAGTTATCACAGAAGTGATCCGAACGGTAGATGGAAAAATATTCGCTTCTACAAATTGCAAAAGTTTGAAGATATCAATGTTGAATTTTTCCTTAACGATTGCAAAGTTCTAAAATTTGGAATGATGAAACAACATTAATCCctaatcaatatatttttccttTATATGTGCATTATTAGCATTTCTGAATATACCGTCATATAGTCGGAATTGATAAATGTTTGTGAGCAGTTTCTGTATTACATAATGGCAGGATGCTGTGAATTACAAATGGAGAGTTATTCATAGAATCATCGCGAATTTCAATGAACGTATAAACGATGATGTTGGCATTAGTAGGCATTGAGATATTAGACGATTCAATCACGCATGCTATACGATACGTGTTAAACAAGACAACGTAGATTTTGTTGTTAATTACCACAAACCTGTGTTCAGTAAGAAACCCTTAGCAATGTTAAGCGCAGCGTCGATTTCATGCAGCAAACTACTATTGCTTTTGTGTCTGTTGCGCTGTAAAACTCTGTTGACCCTTCTTGCTTCTTTGCAATATTTGTTCCGACATTTGCAAAGCCTTCCTTGTAAGACGAATTAGGAAACAATTAGAAAtgtcataattttattttttattgattggcCAGCTGGGATAAATTTGAAAAACGCCTACGTCCAGGAGTGGACAAGACGTGGCTGATAAAGAAGATTAATTGGCCAATTAATAAGAAATAAGACCTAATTTTATATCCCAATAAAAAGGAACCACCCCTGATATTTTccataatataataaaatttactCAGATACCATCATTAATGTTCCTAGGGGGAcagatttttcttgaaaacaatCCTCTACGAGGATATGCTACAACCCAAAGAATTCAAATGGGGAACAGGTGTCGAGTAACACCTCATATTTGAAAGTCCTTGAATTTTCTTCTCAGAAATGTCCAAACCAAATTTCTCAGATCAGTACCTTGGAAAATAAGCAAATTTGCagacataataataaaaaaaaatgataatttgatgtaatttttGGACGCCTCTTTTGTTCAACACATTTATTGTTGTATATCTGAGGTTCTTAtgcataatttcaaatttttgtaaaaatatgCATCATGGGCTCAACAAAAGTCTAAGAGAATgacattcaatttgaatgatTTCCTAATATTTCTGTACACAATAAAATGGTTAGaggagaaaattattattattgccaaaatatttgaaattcgaGTAAAACATTTCTGGAAGAGAAATTGACAGACATTTAAAATAAAGTGTCACTCGATTATTATTCTCAATTCAAATTATTGGGACTTCAGTGCCCTCTTGTAGAAGATTGTTTTCAAAAGTACCGCAAATCATTAGATACAAAAAAAATCGGAGTGGACCTTTTTCATTGGGGCACCATGTATAACTCTATCAACAAAGTTAATGTTGATATCTTTTCAACTGGACAGCATATGAAAAATAACTGAGAGCAAGCACTGACAGCCAATAATTTTTGcgattaataaataataaaaatacatacatattaGGGATTTGACATATTATGACAATTTCTGATtcatatttcttgaagtatcCTATCGATCTCTTACGGATTTGATAGGATGATCACCTTTTATTATACTCTCTTAGGACTCAAGAGCATTCGTGACTATATCAGACGATGTAATAGTTCCTAATATTAGTTATTAAGCAAACAATGAAATTTATATCTAACCAAAACAAAGTACAGGACTAGTATTGAAACAATACAGGAGGGAATTAGGGCATTTAAATTATTAGTTTATTTCAATTAGATAACTTGATCAATTCAACTGAGAAAAATTTTATCAAACTACAGTATCACAATATGAACAAAAGAAGAATTGttatttgattgaaattcaGCCAATTCATAATCAAATATATTTGTTAATTTTTGAACAAATAGCAATTGAGTGGTTACATAGGTTATATCGGAAGAAACAGGACAAATGTTAAATTGCTCACTACGGCTCATGAAACCTATCAGACTCACCATTTGCAGAGTCTGATTTAGCGTCTCTTGCTATATCAGCAGTTATTTCCACAAACTCTTTGAGATGCTTGAGATGCTTAGGCAGATCTGTAGCTTGCTTTACCGAAGTTCCATCTATCAAAAGAACTGGCGATGTATTACTTGATTCTTCTTCATCCATTTCTTCCTGCCTCGATGTTTCTTCTTCAACCTTTTCCAGAGGACCGTGACGTtcttgaacttttttcatgaactcATCTTCTAATCCGGGCATGTGAAGAGCTTCAAATTGAGATTTCTCAGTTTCTGTGGTTTTATTGGTTGGCGTTGACGTTAATTTGATCATTTTATGATGTTTGCGTTCTTCTCTTTCAGCCACTTGTTTCATATATTCTTCGTACATTCTTTGTCGCATAGTTTCACTTGGCGATTGAGGAAATGATTTGGGACGTTGCTTATCATGTTCTGATGAATGATCTTCTTCCAATTCAGCGTCCCTCATTTCCACGTAGAGCTTCCTTTTTTCCTCCAACAGAGACTCTAATTCCTGCtctatttctttttctttttgtaggATCATTTGTAGTTGCCTTTGATAAATTTCATCAGGAAGTGATGTACGACGACGTTTTGTCGCTTTTGTGACATTTTCACCATGTTTTTCTGAAGTTAAAATACTTTCACGTTTCTCAAATTTATCACCCTCACGCGCTATATTTAACCACTCATCTAGATTAGACACCTGCAGACGAGGATTGCTACCAGTTTGCTTGAAATTTCTAGGCAGTGTTCTCGAAGTGTTTATCGAGTAAGATATGTTACTAGACTTGTCCACTGTCTCTTTTTCGAACGAGGAAATTTCTATCCTGCTTTTCGTGGTATAATTAGATGCATCTGATTTTTCAGTCAACTTCGAATGCAAGCTAGACAGAGAACTTGATCCATTCCGAATCCCCTGTGGTTCCTCCAAATGTGTTCTCTGAGTGGGTGAGAGATAAGCCAGTAGATCAGGGTTGTTATAAAAAGGCAGTCCAGCCCATTTTTTCGACGACATAATTTCCCTCAACTTCTCGGTAGTCTCTGAAATTAAATGACTGTTATTGGCATCCTCAGAGTTGCTCAAATTCAAGCTAGCGTCATTCTCAAGCATTGCTCTCCAAAGGTTACCTGTTGTTGATAATTTATCCAGGTCTGAGAGCTCTTGTAGCACCTTCATTCCATGTAAAGATGTCAACAAGAATTTCAAACATATCTGCCGTAAACTAAGGGGTTGTTTCAAAGCTGCAGTCTCCTTAGCAAATTCCAAATCTGTTGAAATAGATGCCACATCCGCTATTGAAGAAGTCATTGCATTAAATCTGACAGTACTCGGCGAAGTCTTTCCAGAACTGCTGCTACTTTCAGATGGCGAGTGGGGAGACACAGATTGCCATATAGACGATGGAATTAATGTTTGATTCACGATAAATGTTGTTTCACAACCTTCAGCCAGTTTGCACAAAACCGATGTTATTTCTTTCGCTGTATCAACTACTATTTCCTTCAAACTTTCTTCGAAATCTAAATCAACACTACTATCTgttgatagtttttttttagggGAATGTTCAGGTGTAGGTGGAGGAGTGAGCTCAGTATATTGAGTTTGAATGGTTCGAATATTGCTTTCTGTTGAGTTACTTGTACtactttttgaataatttaaatttttgacaGAATGTTCTACTTCTTGTTTTGAAACGGAATTATGATCGATATTGACAATTGGCTGAAGATGTGTATCTTCACTTATATCAGTATGAGTATTATTTGTGATTAATTCTGTATGTGATTCATTGTTTTCTGTTGCCAACTCTGTTTCCTTTAAACTACTATTATCTAATTTCGGAAGTCTTTCTATTTGTTCATCGATTTTTTCATTGTCTGAAGTCGTGATATGATCAATCTCAATATTTGATTCTTTGTCTTCATTTATTTCATCTTTCGGTACTTCTTGTTCTGATGGAGTTGACTTACCAGTATCAGATGAGTTCTCGGAAGATGCATTGTCACTAGAGCTTTCTAGAAAAACTGTTTCCGGTTCCGTATTCTCGGATGTACAGGTATGAATATGCTCTATAATAGAGGGAGTATCTACAATTTTCGTACATACTAAAACTGCTTTATTCTCGTGTCTTTTCAACTGCATTCGTTTAAATTTATTCCTTCTAGCAACTCGTGGACTCTGTTTTATGGATAAGTCATGAGTATTTTCCAATTCTGGAGTACCTTGTTTCAAATGACGAGTCAACGAAGATGATTCTCGATCACTTATATCACTTCCTTCCTCTGAAATAATGTCCAAAAACCTTGGGTTTTGCGCCAAAGgtgtgaaatatttcataagaGCATCACGCTTTCTCGATTTTTCTACTTGCATAGAGTCCAGAGTACTTGTTGGTTGATGGCCAGGCGAGTTGACTAGGTTGATACCCTCCAAAAAATTCCTCAAACATAGCTCCTGCTCCGGAGAAAAATCTCCAATTCTTTCTAGAGGTTCCTCGTCTATAGAAATGGCGATAGTGCTTAAAGCTACAGGATTCTGTGGAACTCTTAAGTCTGTTGTTTCTTCCCAATCAGAATCAGCTTCTGACACTATTGCTTCGCATTGATGTTTGTCATCATCGCCAGATTCATCAACCTCTTGTATTTTAACAGAGTCATCGTCATCATCCAAACTCTTACTCTTACATTTCAATTTTGGTTTTGGTTTTGAGTCATTTGTTTTCGGAAAATCAACTTTGTATACTTCCTCCACTTTTTCTTCATCCTCTTCTTTAGTTTCGTTAGAGATATTCGCAGTATCGGTTTCCTGGAGTTGAGTGAGGTTTGCTAGAGCTTtcctttgtttttttctttgatttttaatGCGTTTTTTTCTGGTTTTTGAGCTTGCGTTGTCAGCCATAATGAGAGTAGTTTGAGGAGATGATGATAGGAAGATTGGCGATTTGTAGAGGTGTTCCGTTCCTGTTCAAACATACACTGTTATTTGTAGCTTTCAATCCATTCAAAGCAAATAGCCACTCAGGTCGACACTTTCATCGCACAAGGCATACTATCGAAAACACATTATTCAAGCAAAACATCGGAACCAAAATCTGGATTACTTTATGAGCAAGCATTGCAAAGCAAATAAAACACTACGTCACACAGTTAGATCAATCACTTCACGATTATGACTCCTATAAATCGTAGAAAAAAAACGCGCATCTAAAACGTAATGTACGTTGCATTCACGTCGCAATCGAACTATTCGTTAGGTTAAGTTGGTGGTATTAGCCGCTAAATTTACGTATGAAGTGTGTTCATGTACTTCACGATAACAAACGAGGACTGTGAAGTTAATCAGTTGATCATTAAGTTGGTAATTGAAT carries:
- the LOC123677109 gene encoding uncharacterized protein LOC123677109 isoform X12, coding for MTTREVVLEGGSPWGFRIHGGVDTKSPLRISRVNSNGKAALRGIREGEIIASINGQPTKNLAYSDAHSLIKNSGDPLRLELTLNSGSPRQRKRNRPTVHETHSETLKSTSSSLYARNSTKTTFNDENEYADPDQYLRKQSSIERQNLPRDYIDPPASPDSTVSSDVSSCSTLTEAGTEHLYKSPIFLSSSPQTTLIMADNASSKTRKKRIKNQRKKQRKALANLTQLQETDTANISNETKEEDEEKVEEVYKVDFPKTNDSKPKPKLKCKSKSLDDDDDSVKIQEVDESGDDDKHQCEAIVSEADSDWEETTDLRVPQNPVALSTIAISIDEEPLERIGDFSPEQELCLRNFLEGINLVNSPGHQPTSTLDSMQVEKSRKRDALMKYFTPLAQNPRFLDIISEEGSDISDRESSSLTRHLKQGTPELENTHDLSIKQSPRVARRNKFKRMQLKRHENKAVLVCTKIVDTPSIIEHIHTCTSENTEPETVFLESSSDNASSENSSDTGKSTPSEQEVPKDEINEDKESNIEIDHITTSDNEKIDEQIERLPKLDNSSLKETELATENNESHTELITNNTHTDISEDTHLQPIVNIDHNSVSKQEVEHSVKNLNYSKSSTSNSTESNIRTIQTQYTELTPPPTPEHSPKKKLSTDSSVDLDFEESLKEIVVDTAKEITSVLCKLAEGCETTFIVNQTLIPSSIWQSVSPHSPSESSSSSGKTSPSTVRFNAMTSSIADVASISTDLEFAKETAALKQPLSLRQICLKFLLTSLHGMKVLQELSDLDKLSTTETTEKLREIMSSKKWAGLPFYNNPDLLAYLSPTQRTHLEEPQGIRNGSSSLSSLHSKLTEKSDASNYTTKSRIEISSFEKETVDKSSNISYSINTSRTLPRNFKQTGSNPRLQVSNLDEWLNIAREGDKFEKRESILTSEKHGENVTKATKRRRTSLPDEIYQRQLQMILQKEKEIEQELESLLEEKRKLYVEMRDAELEEDHSSEHDKQRPKSFPQSPSETMRQRMYEEYMKQVAEREERKHHKMIKLTSTPTNKTTETEKSQFEALHMPGLEDEFMKKVQERHGPLEKVEEETSRQEEMDEEESSNTSPVLLIDGTSVKQATDLPKHLKHLKEFVEITADIARDAKSDSANGRLCKCRNKYCKEARRVNRVLQRNRHKSNSSLLHEIDAALNIAKGFLLNTGVWSPGQRQETQTDFDKQNLKQKNEESIPSFWQPKSATSSPVAERKEYRPVSFESPKLGRKNKSEEFQVPNEKSTSRPPWQDSAFRSEVHQASTLERRIPNSRSAPTSAFNELTIGRLPRAQNPTVTLLQKAREGQLPKGANYLEANRDHYRIPHDLSGQGDFNNPRRNDHYSESDSEIFRSTDSNRRKIEGVGPVSSDGMPLSLRSEVSDTNQSKWYKKMYDTIHKQKPYKDEFVTVRYKPRRAQYPYISGYLSEPEPGTYDSDQMDYKYATLDRRRMPANEKQNFATSTMPRNAHWKTSASDYSLGSKMNPGRIENYIPGRSSISEQESKKWWDEVMDIFDGWMDDVEGFESLRTMPIIDTKLEEERKPITKGYMSQALKESGYESDSTLVFRKKDDGSQISPTDQREAYKIIQKGGDIPLHGLRKPAPERPKEPEPPVPPPKSHLGQSREMQEGSPRKYVENQVTIHYKTPVRQEIKDYYSEDELAHRQQEAMKKMYQEERRRKYLQVSNSFSKSFDELQDMHNRRHTDNFIPSQKSPIPLNRYDDFDDLMAPQHKIRPRSPEPRLVARALYNFVGMTPRELTFRKGDNIYVRRQIDKNWYEGELNAMVGLFPVNYVEIVPYENVKSTNRKPHEGQARAKYNFLAKTHLELSLAKGEMVIITRRVDNNWYEGKIGGRKGIFPASYVDVLIDPQEPSKENPKPVAAPAAHSLLLNGSSVRESMGSHTYTPNIPNPDQSSGSSYYAKPIQVNYCNTYGGRNTAEPKNPVNQALHIDTRTAEPIPFKALYKYLPQNDDELELMEGDTVYVLEKCDDGWFVGSNERTGAFGTFPGNYVDKV
- the LOC123677109 gene encoding uncharacterized protein LOC123677109 isoform X1; this encodes MTTREVVLEGGSPWGFRIHGGVDTKSPLRISRVNSNGKAALRGIREGEIIASINGQPTKNLAYSDAHSLIKNSGDPLRLELTLNSGSPRQRKRNRPTVHETHSETLKSTSSSLYARNSTKTTFNDENEYADPDQYLRKQSSIERQNLPRDYIDPPASPDSTVSSDVSSCSTLTEAGTEHLYKSPIFLSSSPQTTLIMADNASSKTRKKRIKNQRKKQRKALANLTQLQETDTANISNETKEEDEEKVEEVYKVDFPKTNDSKPKPKLKCKSKSLDDDDDSVKIQEVDESGDDDKHQCEAIVSEADSDWEETTDLRVPQNPVALSTIAISIDEEPLERIGDFSPEQELCLRNFLEGINLVNSPGHQPTSTLDSMQVEKSRKRDALMKYFTPLAQNPRFLDIISEEGSDISDRESSSLTRHLKQGTPELENTHDLSIKQSPRVARRNKFKRMQLKRHENKAVLVCTKIVDTPSIIEHIHTCTSENTEPETVFLESSSDNASSENSSDTGKSTPSEQEVPKDEINEDKESNIEIDHITTSDNEKIDEQIERLPKLDNSSLKETELATENNESHTELITNNTHTDISEDTHLQPIVNIDHNSVSKQEVEHSVKNLNYSKSSTSNSTESNIRTIQTQYTELTPPPTPEHSPKKKLSTDSSVDLDFEESLKEIVVDTAKEITSVLCKLAEGCETTFIVNQTLIPSSIWQSVSPHSPSESSSSSGKTSPSTVRFNAMTSSIADVASISTDLEFAKETAALKQPLSLRQICLKFLLTSLHGMKVLQELSDLDKLSTTGNLWRAMLENDASLNLSNSEDANNSHLISETTEKLREIMSSKKWAGLPFYNNPDLLAYLSPTQRTHLEEPQGIRNGSSSLSSLHSKLTEKSDASNYTTKSRIEISSFEKETVDKSSNISYSINTSRTLPRNFKQTGSNPRLQVSNLDEWLNIAREGDKFEKRESILTSEKHGENVTKATKRRRTSLPDEIYQRQLQMILQKEKEIEQELESLLEEKRKLYVEMRDAELEEDHSSEHDKQRPKSFPQSPSETMRQRMYEEYMKQVAEREERKHHKMIKLTSTPTNKTTETEKSQFEALHMPGLEDEFMKKVQERHGPLEKVEEETSRQEEMDEEESSNTSPVLLIDGTSVKQATDLPKHLKHLKEFVEITADIARDAKSDSANGRLCKCRNKYCKEARRVNRVLQRNRHKSNSSLLHEIDAALNIAKGFLLNTGVWSPGQRQETQTDFDKQNLKQKNEESIPSFWQPKSATSSPVAERKEYRPVSFESPKLGRKNKSEEFQVPNEKSTSRPPWQDSAFRSEVHQASTLERRIPNSRSAPTSAFNELTIGRLPRAQNPTVTLLQKAREGQLPKGANYLEANRDHYRIPHDLSGQGDFNNPRRNDHYSESDSEIFRSTDSNRRKIEGVGPVSSDGMPLSLRSEVSDTNQSKWYKKMYDTIHKQKPYKDEFVTVRYKPRRAQYPYISGYLSEPEPGTYDSDQMDYKYATLDRRRMPANEKQNFATSTMPRNAHWKTSASDYSLGSKMNPGRIENYIPGRSSISEQESKKWWDEVMDIFDGWMDDVEGFESLRTMPIIDTKLEEERKPITKGYMSQALKESGYESDSTLVFRKKDDGSQISPTDQREAYKIIQKGGDIPLHGLRKPAPERPKEPEPPVPPPKSHLGQSREMQEGSPRKYVENQVTIHYKTPVRQEIKDYYSEDELAHRQQEAMKKMYQEERRRKYLQVSNSFSKSFDELQDMHNRRHTDNFIPSQKSPIPLNRYDDFDDLMAPQHKIRPRSPEPRLVARALYNFVGMTPRELTFRKGDNIYVRRQIDKNWYEGELNAMVGLFPVNYVEIVPYENVKSTNRKPHEGQARAKYNFLAKTHLELSLAKGEMVIITRRVDNNWYEGKIGGRKGIFPASYVDVLIDPQEPSKENPKPVAAPAAHSLLLNGSSVRESMGSHTYTPNIPNPDQSSGSSYYAKPIQVNYCNTYGGRNTAEPKNPVNQALHIDTRTAEPIPFKALYKYLPQNDDELELMEGDTVYVLEKCDDGWFVGSNERTGAFGTFPGNYVDKV
- the LOC123677109 gene encoding uncharacterized protein LOC123677109 isoform X13, which encodes MTTREVVLEGGSPWGFRIHGGVDTKSPLRISRVNSNGKAALRGIREGEIIASINGQPTKNLAYSDAHSLIKNSGDPLRLELTLNSGSPRQRKRNRPTVHETHSETLKSTSSSLYARNSTKTTFNDENEYADPDQYLRKQSSIERQNLPRDYIDPPASPDSTVSSDVSSCSTLTEAGTEHLYKSPIFLSSSPQTTLIMADNASSKTRKKRIKNQRKKQRKALANLTQLQETDTANISNETKEEDEEKVEEVYKVDFPKTNDSKPKPKLKCKSKSLDDDDDSVKIQEVDESGDDDKHQCEAIVSEADSDWEETTDLRVPQNPVALSTIAISIDEEPLERIGDFSPEQELCLRNFLEGINLVNSPGHQPTSTLDSMQVEKSRKRDALMKYFTPLAQNPRFLDIISEEGSDISDRESSSLTRHLKQGTPELENTHDLSIKQSPRVARRNKFKRMQLKRHENKAVLVCTKIVDTPSIIEHIHTCTSENTEPETVFLESSSDNASSENSSDTGKSTPSEQEVPKDEINEDKESNIEIDHITTSDNEKIDEQIERLPKLDNSSLKETELATENNESHTELITNNTHTDISEDTHLQPIVNIDHNSVSKQEVEHSVKNLNYSKSSTSNSTESNIRTIQTQYTELTPPPTPEHSPKKKLSTDSSVDLDFEESLKEIVVDTAKEITSVLCKLAEGCETTFIVNQTLIPSSIWQSVSPHSPSESSSSSGKTSPSTVRFNAMTSSIADVASISTDLEFAKETAALKQPLSLRQICLKFLLTSLHGMKVLQELSDLDKLSTTGNLWRAMLENDASLNLSNSEDANNSHLISETTEKLREIMSSKKWAGLPFYNNPDLLAYLSPTQRTHLEEPQGIRNGSSSLSSLHSKLTEKSDASNYTTKSRIEISSFEKETVDKSSNISYSINTSRTLPRNFKQTGSNPRLQVSNLDEWLNIAREGDKFEKRESILTSEKHGENVTKATKRRRTSLPDEIYQRQLQMILQKEKEIEQELESLLEEKRKLYVEMRDAELEEDHSSEHDKQRPKSFPQSPSETMRQRMYEEYMKQVAEREERKHHKMIKLTSTPTNKTTETEKSQFEALHMPGLEDEFMKKVQERHGPLEKVEEETSRQEEMDEEESSNTSPVLLIDGTSVKQATDLPKHLKHLKEFVEITADIARDAKSDSANGRLCKCRNKYCKEARRVNRVLQRNRHKSNSSLLHEIDAALNIAKGFLLNTGVWSPGQRQETQTDFDKQNLKQKNEESIPSFWQPKSATSSPVAERKEYRPVSFESPKLGRKNKSEEFQVPNEKSTSRPPWQDSAFRSEVHQASTLERRIPNSRSAPTSAFNELTIGRLPRAQNPTVTLLQKAREGQLPKGANYLEANRDHYRIPHDLSGQGDFNNPRRNDHYSESDSEIFRSTDSNRRKIEGVGPVSSDGMPLSLRSEVSDTNQSKWYKKMYDTIHKQKPYKDEFVTVRYKPRRAQYPYISGYLSEPEPGTYDSDQMDYKYATLDRRRMPANEKQNFATSTMPRNAHWKTSASDYSLGSKMNPGRIENYIPGRSSISEQESKKKLEEERKPITKGYMSQALKESGYESDSTLVFRKKDDGSQISPTDQREAYKIIQKGGDIPLHGLRKPAPERPKEPEPPVPPPKSHLGQSREMQEGSPRKYVENQVTIHYKTPVRQEIKDYYSEDELAHRQQEAMKKMYQEERRRKYLQVSNSFSKSFDELQDMHNRRHTDNFIPSQKSPIPLNRYDDFDDLMAPQHKIRPRSPEPRLVARALYNFVGMTPRELTFRKGDNIYVRRQIDKNWYEGELNAMVGLFPVNYVEIVPYENVKSTNRKPHEGQARAKYNFLAKTHLELSLAKGEMVIITRRVDNNWYEGKIGGRKGIFPASYVDVLIDPQEPSKENPKPVAAPAAHSLLLNGSSVRESMGSHTYTPNIPNPDQSSGSSYYAKPIQVNYCNTYGGRNTAEPKNPVNQALHIDTRTAEPIPFKALYKYLPQNDDELELMEGDTVYVLEKCDDGWFVGSNERTGAFGTFPGNYVDKV
- the LOC123677109 gene encoding uncharacterized protein LOC123677109 isoform X10: MTTREVVLEGGSPWGFRIHGGVDTKSPLRISRVNSNGKAALRGIREGEIIASINGQPTKNLAYSDAHSLIKNSGDPLRLELTLNSGSPRQRKRNRPTVHETHSETLKSTSSSLYARNSTKTTFNDENEYADPDQYLRKQSSIERQNLPRDYIDPPASPDSTVSSDVSSCSTLTEAGTEHLYKSPIFLSSSPQTTLIMADNASSKTRKKRIKNQRKKQRKALANLTQLQETDTANISNETKEEDEEKVEEVYKVDFPKTNDSKPKPKLKCKSKSLDDDDDSVKIQEVDESGDDDKHQCEAIVSEADSDWEETTDLRVPQNPVALSTIAISIDEEPLERIGDFSPEQELCLRNFLEGINLVNSPGHQPTSTLDSMQVEKSRKRDALMKYFTPLAQNPRFLDIISEEGSDISDRESSSLTRHLKQGTPELENTHDLSIKQSPRVARRNKFKRMQLKRHENKAVLVCTKIVDTPSIIEHIHTCTSENTEPETVFLESSSDNASSENSSDTGKSTPSEQEVPKDEINEDKESNIEIDHITTSDNEKIDEQIERLPKLDNSSLKETELATENNESHTELITNNTHTDISEDTHLQPIVNIDHNSVSKQEVEHSVKNLNYSKSSTSNSTESNIRTIQTQYTELTPPPTPEHSPKKKLSTDSSVDLDFEESLKEIVVDTAKEITSVLCKLAEGCETTFIVNQTLIPSSIWQSVSPHSPSESSSSSGKTSPSTVRFNAMTSSIADVASISTDLEFAKETAALKQPLSLRQICLKFLLTSLHGMKVLQELSDLDKLSTTGNLWRAMLENDASLNLSNSEDANNSHLISETTEKLREIMSSKKWAGLPFYNNPDLLAYLSPTQRTHLEEPQGIRNGSSSLSSLHSKLTEKSDASNYTTKSRIEISSFEKETVDKSSNISYSINTSRTLPRNFKQTGSNPRLQVSNLDEWLNIAREGDKFEKRESILTSEKHGENVTKATKRRRTSLPDEIYQRQLQMILQKEKEIEQELESLLEEKRKLYVEMRDAELEEDHSSEHDKQRPKSFPQSPSETMRQRMYEEYMKQVAEREERKHHKMIKLTSTPTNKTTETEKSQFEALHMPGLEDEFMKKVQERHGPLEKVEEETSRQEEMDEEESSNTSPVLLIDGTSVKQATDLPKHLKHLKEFVEITADIARDAKSDSANGRLCKCRNKYCKEARRVNRVLQRNRHKSNSSLLHEIDAALNIAKGFLLNTGVWSPGQRQETQTDFDKQNLKQKNEESIPSFWQPKSATSSPVAERKEYRPVSFESPKLGRKNKSEEFQVPNEKSTSRPPWQDSAFRSEVHQASTLERRIPNSRSAPTSAFNELTIGRLPRAQNPTVTLLQKAREGQLPKGANYLEANRDHYRIPHDLSGQGDFNNPRRNDHYSESDSEIFRSTDSNRRKIEGVGPVSSDGMPLSLRSEVSDTNQSKWYKKMYDTIHKQKPYKDEFVTVRYKPRRAQYPYISGYLSEPEPGTYDSDQMDYKYATLDRRRMPANEKQNFATSTMPRNAHWKTSASDYSLGSKMNPGRIENYIPGRSSISEQESKKWWDEVMDIFDGWMDDVEGFESLRTMPIIDTKLEEERKPITKGYMSQALKESGYESDSTLVFRKKDDGSQISPTDQREAYKIIQKGGDIPLHGLRKPAPERPKGSPRKYVENQVTIHYKTPVRQEIKDYYSEDELAHRQQEAMKKMYQEERRRKYLQVSNSFSKSFDELQDMHNRRHTDNFIPSQKSPIPLNRYDDFDDLMAPQHKIRPRSPEPRLVARALYNFVGMTPRELTFRKGDNIYVRRQIDKNWYEGELNAMVGLFPVNYVEIVPYENVKSTNRKPHEGQARAKYNFLAKTHLELSLAKGEMVIITRRVDNNWYEGKIGGRKGIFPASYVDVLIDPQEPSKENPKPVAAPAAHSLLLNGSSVRESMGSHTYTPNIPNPDQSSGSSYYAKPIQVNYCNTYGGRNTAEPKNPVNQALHIDTRTAEPIPFKALYKYLPQNDDELELMEGDTVYVLEKCDDGWFVGSNERTGAFGTFPGNYVDKV